In Halostagnicola kamekurae, a single genomic region encodes these proteins:
- a CDS encoding HFX_2341 family transcriptional regulator domain-containing protein: MGDEVHYIPVGFDFERLVQPLHYDDFDPDRIVLLYSEQESNRKKEAELAENIASQLKSAVESVLGTTVETEIISDIFNYKSLYEYAYKTLTSELDEGNTVFVNISSMPRTVAFAYATAANTHVVERPQMRGKIHTYYSSPEDYLMINAIEELESVADFLKEKDFSQNIKPGAEEHLESISSLLDDLEKGTTSGTRQLPNEKYHVEFIAPPVTGITESEEEALQVLQYMEEAESISELARQHAEWRGIECDNSHKNKVRYWIENLIEKGLVVKKEEGKRHRIKFSRIGEMWAATNDQRSNSEFL; encoded by the coding sequence ATGGGTGACGAAGTACACTATATTCCAGTGGGGTTTGATTTTGAGAGGTTGGTGCAACCCCTCCATTACGATGATTTCGATCCAGATAGGATAGTTCTCTTATATTCAGAACAAGAATCCAATCGGAAAAAGGAAGCAGAGTTAGCTGAGAATATTGCTAGTCAACTTAAAAGCGCAGTTGAAAGCGTGCTTGGTACTACAGTAGAAACTGAAATAATATCTGATATATTTAATTACAAAAGTTTGTATGAATATGCGTATAAGACGCTCACTTCCGAACTCGACGAAGGAAACACGGTCTTCGTCAATATCTCTTCGATGCCGAGAACGGTAGCATTTGCATATGCTACGGCGGCTAATACCCATGTCGTAGAACGGCCGCAAATGAGAGGTAAAATCCACACATATTATTCATCGCCTGAAGATTATCTGATGATAAATGCTATAGAGGAATTAGAGTCTGTAGCTGACTTTTTGAAAGAAAAAGATTTTAGTCAAAATATCAAGCCAGGTGCAGAAGAGCATTTAGAGAGCATTTCAAGCTTATTAGATGACTTAGAGAAGGGGACTACAAGTGGAACAAGACAACTTCCGAATGAAAAGTACCATGTGGAGTTCATAGCTCCTCCTGTAACCGGGATCACCGAATCAGAGGAGGAGGCACTTCAGGTGCTACAGTATATGGAGGAAGCAGAGTCGATATCAGAACTGGCGCGTCAGCATGCAGAATGGAGGGGGATAGAGTGCGACAATTCTCATAAGAATAAGGTGAGATATTGGATAGAGAACCTCATAGAAAAAGGATTAGTTGTGAAAAAGGAGGAAGGGAAGAGACATCGAATCAAGTTCTCTCGTATTGGGGAGATGTGGGCTGCAACTAACGACCAACGATCTAACTCGGAATTCCTATAG
- a CDS encoding CBASS oligonucleotide cyclase, whose amino-acid sequence MGTKITSQDDAAAGKEDSKEGGLPEEQQELPESRNEAERAAEDVCEEEADQSKVSEREGKKVADRREEVRDALEDELGIKEQHIFGSFTRGTLVGPLDEDSDTDVMFVLDEEEHGDWVQDPEHGPRNSLRRVKRILQNDPRFKGASISVDRNVVAIQFNDFTVEVAPAFERGDDYVIPNTYREGAGWVQTNPRRYKQQFEAVNENRNGNVAKLARLAKKYNVQTGTQISSYHMEVMVYDFMRTRSYQDEPIDRLVDDFFEQLPERLSSGTYDPATDQKIDDGLRNEDREEAISNAKKAREKLRRARERKENNETHSQEHYEEVVDGDIE is encoded by the coding sequence ATGGGAACTAAAATAACATCACAAGACGATGCGGCAGCTGGTAAAGAGGACAGCAAGGAGGGTGGCCTTCCTGAAGAACAACAAGAACTGCCCGAAAGCCGAAATGAAGCGGAGCGAGCAGCAGAAGATGTATGTGAAGAAGAGGCAGACCAGTCAAAGGTTTCTGAGCGAGAAGGCAAGAAAGTCGCTGATCGTCGGGAAGAAGTGCGTGATGCTCTCGAAGATGAACTCGGAATCAAAGAGCAACATATCTTCGGTTCGTTTACTCGAGGCACCTTAGTTGGCCCTCTTGACGAGGATTCAGACACTGATGTCATGTTCGTGTTGGACGAGGAGGAACACGGAGATTGGGTTCAAGATCCCGAACACGGTCCTCGAAACAGTCTACGGCGGGTGAAGCGGATTCTTCAGAACGACCCTCGGTTCAAGGGTGCAAGTATTTCCGTTGATCGGAATGTAGTGGCGATCCAGTTCAACGATTTCACAGTTGAGGTTGCTCCGGCATTTGAGCGAGGTGATGATTACGTTATTCCGAACACGTATCGTGAAGGTGCTGGATGGGTCCAAACAAATCCACGCCGGTATAAACAACAGTTCGAAGCAGTCAACGAAAATCGGAATGGAAACGTCGCAAAGCTCGCACGACTCGCAAAAAAGTACAATGTGCAAACTGGAACGCAGATTTCATCGTATCATATGGAAGTCATGGTGTATGATTTCATGCGAACTCGTTCTTACCAAGATGAGCCGATAGATAGGCTCGTAGACGACTTCTTTGAGCAACTTCCTGAGCGACTATCGAGCGGGACCTACGATCCTGCAACGGACCAAAAAATCGACGACGGCCTTCGAAATGAGGATCGTGAAGAAGCGATCTCTAACGCGAAGAAAGCGAGAGAGAAACTTCGAAGAGCTAGAGAAAGAAAAGAGAACAACGAAACACATTCCCAAGAACACTATGAGGAGGTCGTCGATGGTGACATCGAATAA
- a CDS encoding PhiH1 repressor: MRPVDEKILETMRDEGNMTPSALEQLDVTVANYASNRLSKMANYGLVERVAQGLYRITEEGAAFLDEELDANELESAEDSE; the protein is encoded by the coding sequence ATGCGTCCAGTCGACGAAAAAATACTCGAAACCATGCGGGACGAAGGGAATATGACTCCCAGTGCGCTCGAGCAACTGGATGTAACCGTCGCAAACTACGCAAGCAACCGCCTCTCGAAGATGGCTAACTATGGGCTCGTTGAGCGTGTCGCTCAGGGGCTTTACAGGATTACGGAAGAAGGAGCGGCATTCCTTGACGAAGAACTCGATGCAAACGAACTCGAGTCTGCCGAAGATTCTGAATAG